A single Gemmatimonadales bacterium DNA region contains:
- a CDS encoding RsmE family RNA methyltransferase yields the protein MITVLVPAGAHPAGSRAPIDENEAHHLRVRRVEAGDPVGLRDGAGLIGTGRAVQEGQSWLVEVDAAAAAPRPAELILAVGAGDRERFVWLVEKATELGVTTVVPLLTERTAGVATRVREQHLPKLRRHALETLKQCGAAWAPMV from the coding sequence GTGATTACCGTGCTCGTGCCCGCCGGCGCTCATCCGGCGGGGTCGCGAGCGCCAATCGACGAGAACGAGGCGCACCACCTCCGGGTGCGGCGGGTGGAAGCGGGGGACCCGGTCGGATTGCGCGACGGCGCCGGACTGATCGGCACGGGGCGGGCGGTGCAGGAGGGGCAGTCCTGGCTGGTGGAGGTGGACGCGGCGGCCGCGGCACCCCGGCCGGCGGAGCTCATCCTGGCGGTCGGCGCGGGTGATCGCGAGCGGTTCGTCTGGCTGGTGGAGAAGGCAACTGAGCTGGGGGTCACCACCGTCGTGCCGCTCCTGACCGAACGGACCGCTGGAGTCGCCACCCGGGTGCGCGAGCAGCATCTGCCGAAGCTCCGGCGCCACGCCCTCGAGACGCTCAAACAATGCGGCGCCGCGTGGGCGCCGATGGTGGA
- a CDS encoding 50S ribosomal protein L11 methyltransferase, with protein MTWWAVDVRTPAEHRERTSAWLVAHTGHTVEERNDGTLVTFAEDEPAATALIAALSAAEGGPVDAQSRPLESVDWSIRWREGLGSRRFGRLIVMPSWITGDADPDATTVVLDPENAFGSGEHGSTRAALVLLERYLHAGDRVLDLGSGSGILAIAAAKLGAARAIGIDNDAEATVVGQRNAERNEVRGVVEFLDGDAADLTRLLGPADLVLSNILRTVNVALLPAIGPALRPGGLGIFSGMEVAESDLFRPALAGAGFEIQEETADAGWWAVAAAHP; from the coding sequence ATGACCTGGTGGGCCGTCGATGTCCGCACCCCGGCGGAACACCGGGAGCGCACCAGCGCCTGGCTGGTGGCGCACACCGGTCACACGGTGGAGGAGCGGAACGATGGCACCCTGGTCACCTTCGCCGAGGACGAGCCCGCCGCCACCGCGCTCATCGCCGCGTTATCGGCGGCGGAGGGCGGGCCGGTGGACGCGCAATCGCGGCCGCTCGAATCGGTCGACTGGAGCATCCGGTGGCGGGAGGGGCTCGGCTCGCGGCGCTTCGGCCGGCTCATCGTGATGCCATCGTGGATTACGGGGGACGCGGATCCTGACGCGACGACCGTGGTGCTGGACCCGGAGAACGCGTTCGGAAGCGGGGAGCACGGCTCTACGCGCGCCGCCCTCGTCCTGCTCGAGCGGTACCTGCACGCCGGCGATCGCGTGCTCGATCTCGGCAGCGGGAGCGGGATTCTCGCGATCGCCGCGGCCAAGCTGGGTGCCGCCCGCGCCATCGGCATCGACAACGACGCCGAGGCCACAGTCGTCGGCCAGCGCAACGCGGAACGGAACGAGGTTCGCGGCGTGGTAGAGTTCCTCGACGGAGACGCCGCCGACCTGACCCGTCTGCTCGGCCCGGCCGACCTGGTGCTCTCGAACATTCTCCGCACGGTGAACGTCGCCTTGCTACCGGCCATCGGACCGGCGCTCCGGCCCGGTGGGCTGGGGATCTTTTCCGGGATGGAAGTGGCAGAGTCGGACCTCTTCCGGCCCGCGCTGGCCGGGGCGGGGTTCGAGATCCAGGAGGAGACGGCAGACGCCGGCTGGTGGGCGGTGGCGGCGGCGCACCCGTGA
- the dnaJ gene encoding molecular chaperone DnaJ, translating to MSDFYTLLGVPRDAPDGEIKKAYRKLAMEFHPDRNAAPDAEAKFKEITEAYEILRDPQKRAAYDRYGKAGVGAGAGGFGFHHVDLSEALNIFMRDFGGLGGLESIFGAGQRADNRRGQDVRVHVRLTLGEVASGVKKSVKFKSLERCTVCEGSGAKPGTRPATCSTCGGSGEVRRAARSMFGQFVSVSACPTCGGEGAVVQHPCEACRGEGRVRTDKTVAVEIPAGVSSNNYLTLRGQGAAGPRNGPAGDLLVMLEIKDDDRFERQGDDLFFDLPLSFSQAALGGDFEVPTPYGAERVRIPAGTQPETVLRLKGRGLPVLGQSRKGDLLVRIHVWTPERLSEEQERLFRELAKLEGEPPTRSPGFWSKLKEALGA from the coding sequence GTGAGTGACTTCTATACCCTGCTCGGCGTGCCGCGCGATGCTCCCGACGGTGAGATCAAGAAGGCCTACCGGAAGCTCGCGATGGAGTTCCATCCCGACCGCAACGCGGCGCCCGACGCGGAGGCGAAGTTCAAGGAGATCACCGAGGCCTACGAGATCCTCCGCGATCCCCAGAAGCGCGCCGCGTACGACCGATACGGCAAGGCCGGGGTCGGTGCCGGCGCTGGGGGATTCGGATTCCACCACGTCGACCTGAGCGAAGCGCTCAACATCTTCATGCGCGATTTCGGCGGGTTGGGCGGGCTGGAGTCCATCTTCGGCGCGGGCCAGCGCGCCGACAACCGCCGGGGCCAGGACGTGCGGGTGCACGTGCGGCTCACGCTGGGCGAGGTGGCGAGCGGGGTCAAGAAGTCCGTCAAGTTCAAGTCGCTGGAGCGCTGCACGGTGTGCGAGGGGAGCGGGGCCAAGCCGGGCACCCGTCCCGCGACCTGCTCCACCTGCGGCGGCAGCGGCGAAGTCCGACGTGCGGCGCGGAGCATGTTCGGCCAGTTCGTTTCGGTTTCGGCCTGCCCGACCTGCGGTGGCGAAGGCGCGGTGGTGCAGCATCCCTGCGAGGCATGCCGCGGCGAGGGACGGGTGCGGACCGACAAGACGGTCGCCGTCGAGATTCCGGCCGGAGTCTCCTCCAACAACTACCTGACATTGCGGGGCCAGGGGGCGGCGGGTCCACGGAACGGCCCCGCCGGCGACCTGCTGGTGATGCTGGAGATCAAGGACGACGACCGCTTCGAGCGCCAGGGAGACGATCTCTTCTTCGATCTGCCGCTCTCCTTCTCCCAGGCGGCGCTGGGCGGTGACTTCGAGGTGCCGACGCCCTACGGTGCGGAGCGGGTGCGCATTCCGGCCGGGACCCAGCCGGAGACCGTGCTCCGCCTCAAGGGGCGCGGCCTCCCGGTGCTGGGACAGTCGCGCAAGGGAGATCTGCTGGTTCGGATCCACGTCTGGACACCGGAGCGCCTGAGTGAGGAGCAGGAGCGGCTCTTCCGGGAGCTCGCCAAGCTGGAGGGCGAGCCGCCCACCCGGTCGCCCGGCTTCTGGTCCAAGCTGAAGGAAGCGCTCGGCGCATGA
- the hrcA gene encoding heat-inducible transcriptional repressor HrcA, with protein sequence MQDQLSERELRVLEAVVQTYIETAEPAGSQTIARRFGLGVSPATIRSTMSELEEKGYLFHPHTSAGRIPTDRAYRRYVNEIMRLAPPSHEAQHALRTELTGSRNAVEEILRRAAQVLGVLTQELGVAVAPALNELVLERLELVPVSSERLLLVFNLGGGVVRTIFVEVPGRLSPESVQDVARVLNERLAGLTLQAIRTNLPERLRDAASSSKGGELFNIFIAEREGIFGLPEEGSAVVLGSAQMLAEQPEFASNSRMRELLRLTEGRDLLKEALVLRRQRGLSITIGAENSDARLNEFTLVTASYEAGDLKGVIGVMGPTRMPYDKIIGLVEHTSRLVEGLLE encoded by the coding sequence ATGCAGGATCAACTGAGTGAGCGGGAATTGCGGGTGCTGGAAGCCGTCGTCCAGACCTACATCGAGACCGCGGAGCCGGCCGGCAGCCAGACCATCGCGCGGCGGTTCGGCCTGGGCGTGTCGCCCGCCACCATCCGGAGCACGATGAGCGAGCTGGAGGAGAAGGGCTACCTCTTCCATCCCCATACCTCCGCCGGGCGGATCCCCACCGATCGCGCCTACCGGAGGTACGTCAACGAGATCATGCGCCTGGCGCCGCCCAGCCACGAGGCGCAGCACGCCCTTCGTACCGAGCTGACGGGATCACGCAACGCGGTCGAAGAGATCCTCCGGCGGGCGGCGCAGGTGCTGGGCGTGCTAACCCAGGAGCTGGGCGTGGCGGTAGCTCCGGCACTGAACGAGCTGGTCCTGGAACGGCTGGAGCTCGTGCCGGTCTCCTCGGAGCGATTGCTCCTGGTGTTCAATCTGGGCGGGGGTGTGGTACGCACTATTTTCGTCGAGGTGCCTGGCCGGCTCTCGCCCGAGTCAGTCCAGGACGTGGCCCGGGTCCTCAACGAGCGGCTGGCGGGGCTCACGCTCCAGGCCATCCGAACCAACTTGCCCGAGCGGCTGCGCGACGCGGCAAGCTCCAGCAAGGGCGGCGAGCTGTTCAACATCTTCATCGCCGAGCGGGAGGGGATCTTCGGCCTGCCGGAGGAGGGGAGCGCGGTCGTGCTGGGCAGCGCGCAGATGCTGGCGGAGCAGCCCGAGTTCGCCTCCAACTCGAGGATGCGGGAGCTGCTCCGGCTCACCGAGGGGCGCGATCTCCTCAAGGAGGCGCTGGTGCTGCGCCGGCAGCGGGGGCTCTCGATCACCATCGGCGCGGAGAATTCGGACGCGCGGCTGAACGAGTTCACCCTGGTCACCGCCTCCTATGAAGCCGGCGACCTCAAGGGCGTCATCGGCGTCATGGGGCCGACCCGCATGCCCTACGACAAGATCATCGGGCTGGTGGAGCACACCAGCCGCTTGGTGGAGGGACTGCTGGAGTGA
- a CDS encoding four-helix bundle copper-binding protein, with protein MASRDPGTHPNQEMEHCIDNCTTCHRICLETAARHFRGEAAIAETHVRLLLDCAEICATSADFMIRGSELHAHTCQACAAICDRCADECDRAGEDPHMAACAEICRRCAETCREMAGAIH; from the coding sequence ATGGCCAGCCGTGACCCCGGCACCCATCCCAATCAGGAGATGGAGCACTGTATCGATAACTGTACCACCTGTCACCGGATCTGCCTGGAGACCGCCGCCCGCCACTTCCGGGGTGAGGCGGCGATCGCGGAGACCCACGTGCGGCTGCTGCTTGACTGCGCCGAGATCTGCGCCACCAGCGCGGACTTCATGATCCGAGGCTCCGAGCTGCACGCCCACACCTGCCAGGCGTGCGCCGCCATCTGCGACCGTTGCGCCGATGAGTGCGACCGGGCGGGCGAAGACCCCCACATGGCCGCCTGCGCCGAGATCTGCCGCCGTTGCGCCGAGACCTGTCGGGAGATGGCGGGCGCTATCCACTGA
- the hemW gene encoding radical SAM family heme chaperone HemW encodes MHLYLHVPFCARRCSYCDFAIAVRRETPTDAYVEAVSREWERWQDHPAWAAAPEVKTVYFGGGTPSRLDPGGIARILERIAGRREIAPGAEVTLEANPEDVTPAAAAAWRAAGINRISLGVQSFDPLVLRWMHRTHSAKQVPAAVEIIRQAGIGSLSLDLIFGLPASLHRDWEGDLAQALALEPEHLSLYGLTVEERTPLDRWIARGEVAAVDERRYAAEFLTAHGRVTSAGYEHYEVSNLARPGHQARHNSAYWTRDSFIGLGPAAHSGFGASRQWNLRDWTAYLAAVTAGESAVVGQEELDAEAVALEEIYLGLRTSNGLADDRLPLAARERWEREGWAQSSRGRIRLTAEGWLRLDALTASVSG; translated from the coding sequence ATGCACCTCTATCTCCACGTTCCCTTCTGCGCGCGGCGCTGCAGCTATTGCGATTTCGCCATCGCGGTCCGCCGCGAGACGCCCACCGACGCGTATGTGGAGGCGGTCTCGCGCGAATGGGAGCGTTGGCAGGACCACCCAGCCTGGGCCGCCGCTCCCGAAGTGAAGACAGTCTACTTCGGTGGGGGGACCCCATCACGACTCGATCCCGGCGGGATCGCGCGGATCCTGGAGCGCATCGCGGGCCGCCGTGAAATCGCTCCAGGCGCCGAGGTGACGCTGGAGGCCAATCCCGAAGACGTGACGCCGGCGGCCGCGGCCGCCTGGCGGGCGGCCGGCATCAACCGGATCTCTCTCGGCGTACAGTCGTTCGATCCGCTGGTGCTGCGGTGGATGCACCGAACCCATTCGGCCAAACAGGTGCCGGCGGCGGTGGAGATAATCCGCCAGGCCGGCATCGGGAGTCTTTCGCTCGACCTCATCTTCGGACTGCCGGCGTCGCTCCATCGGGACTGGGAGGGTGACCTGGCTCAGGCCCTGGCGCTGGAGCCCGAGCACCTCTCGCTGTACGGCCTCACCGTGGAGGAGCGAACCCCGCTGGACCGCTGGATTGCCCGGGGAGAAGTCGCCGCCGTGGACGAGCGGCGCTATGCGGCGGAGTTTCTCACCGCCCACGGGCGCGTGACCTCCGCCGGCTACGAGCATTACGAGGTCTCCAACCTGGCGCGCCCCGGGCATCAGGCGCGGCACAATAGTGCCTATTGGACCCGCGACTCCTTCATCGGTCTGGGGCCGGCGGCGCACAGCGGATTCGGAGCGTCACGCCAGTGGAACCTGCGGGATTGGACCGCGTATCTCGCGGCGGTGACGGCGGGGGAGAGTGCTGTGGTGGGGCAGGAGGAGCTGGATGCCGAAGCGGTGGCGCTGGAAGAGATCTATCTCGGGCTCCGCACCAGCAACGGATTGGCGGATGATCGCCTCCCGCTGGCAGCCCGGGAGCGATGGGAGCGAGAGGGCTGGGCGCAGTCCAGCCGCGGCCGGATCCGGCTCACGGCCGAGGGCTGGCTGCGCCTCGACGCCCTGACAGCCTCGGTCAGTGGATAG
- the dprA gene encoding DNA-processing protein DprA → MDDQRLAYLALAQVPGIGPARLDALLAAFQTPLGALAAPFELLGALPGFSRAAATALKSASPEDGRRLVEATERLGGRVLLSIDPEFPPVLRIIPDPPPVLFALGDLRLLDPPAVAIVGSRDHTAYGAEVCRLLASEAAAMGVLVVSGMARGLDAVAHCGALDAGGSTIGVLGNGLGVVYPAANRELYERVRARGLLLSEFSPGEKPHAGSFPRRNRLISGLARVTVVVEAAVGSGALITAGTALDQGREVLAVPGPVTSAVSVGCNRLIRDGATPFLEPVDLLQHYPECERALRFAQGDKPQPASPVQITPLPESLTHEERALALLLDAAPLHLDALVARSSRPAGDLLSLLCGLELAGVVEQCPGRLFRRR, encoded by the coding sequence ATGGACGACCAGCGACTCGCCTATCTGGCGCTGGCCCAGGTGCCCGGGATCGGCCCCGCCAGACTCGACGCTCTTCTCGCTGCCTTCCAGACCCCACTCGGCGCCCTCGCGGCGCCGTTCGAGCTTTTGGGCGCCTTGCCCGGCTTTTCTCGCGCCGCCGCCACCGCCCTCAAGAGCGCCTCGCCTGAGGACGGGAGACGCCTGGTCGAGGCCACCGAGCGCCTGGGCGGAAGAGTGCTCCTCAGCATAGACCCCGAGTTTCCCCCGGTCCTGCGCATCATTCCCGATCCGCCGCCGGTCCTGTTCGCGTTGGGCGACCTCCGTCTGCTGGACCCGCCGGCCGTCGCCATCGTGGGCAGCCGGGATCACACCGCCTATGGGGCGGAGGTGTGCCGGCTGCTCGCTTCGGAGGCCGCGGCCATGGGGGTCCTGGTGGTGAGCGGCATGGCGCGCGGGCTCGACGCAGTGGCGCACTGCGGTGCGCTCGATGCCGGCGGCAGCACCATCGGCGTGCTGGGCAACGGTCTCGGTGTGGTCTACCCGGCGGCCAACCGGGAGCTGTACGAGCGGGTCAGGGCGCGGGGACTGCTGCTGAGCGAATTTTCCCCTGGCGAGAAGCCCCACGCCGGCAGCTTTCCCCGGCGAAACCGGCTGATCAGCGGCCTCGCCCGAGTTACCGTGGTGGTTGAGGCCGCCGTCGGCTCCGGCGCGCTCATCACGGCCGGGACGGCGCTCGACCAGGGCCGCGAGGTGCTCGCGGTGCCAGGCCCGGTCACCAGTGCGGTGTCCGTCGGGTGCAATCGCCTGATCCGGGACGGTGCCACTCCTTTTCTCGAGCCGGTCGATCTGCTGCAGCACTATCCCGAGTGCGAGCGGGCCCTTCGCTTCGCTCAGGGTGACAAGCCCCAGCCGGCGAGCCCGGTCCAGATCACACCGCTGCCCGAGTCGCTCACTCACGAGGAGCGGGCGCTGGCCCTGCTCCTCGATGCCGCACCGCTGCATCTGGACGCGCTGGTGGCCCGATCCTCCCGACCCGCAGGTGACCTCCTTTCGCTGCTCTGTGGCCTCGAGCTGGCGGGTGTGGTCGAGCAGTGCCCCGGCCGGCTCTTCCGCCGGCGGTAA
- the obgE gene encoding GTPase ObgE produces MFIDRAVVRVAAGTGGSGASSFARFKYKPKGGPDGGDGGQGGSVYVRADANLATLLDYRYRTVWKAERAEHGRGKTQTGASSPDVFLPVPPGTVVREADSGQLIGEVLRPGDTLLVARGGRGGRGNARFATSTHQAPREWEPGEEGQERQIELVLKLIADVGLVGEPNAGKSTLLSVLSAARPKIADYPFTTLEPNLGVVKLSGHRSFVLADIPGIIEGAHQGKGLGLRFLQHVERTRVLAFLVPLDSSEPEAVYHRLRQEVQLYSEALAAKPHIVLLTKRDLLPASDPLPEISAPDAAGVLAVSSAAGLGLEELKGYFWKFVEHAKSAERPEADAAPGDLSQVAGYWDFMDDE; encoded by the coding sequence ATGTTCATCGATCGCGCGGTGGTGCGGGTCGCGGCGGGCACCGGTGGCTCCGGGGCATCCTCCTTCGCCCGCTTCAAGTACAAGCCCAAGGGCGGCCCCGACGGCGGTGACGGTGGCCAGGGCGGCAGCGTCTACGTCCGGGCCGACGCCAATCTCGCCACCCTGCTCGACTACCGCTATCGCACCGTGTGGAAGGCCGAGCGGGCGGAGCATGGCAGGGGGAAGACCCAGACCGGAGCTTCCTCGCCCGATGTCTTCCTTCCGGTACCGCCCGGCACAGTGGTGCGGGAGGCGGACAGCGGGCAGCTCATCGGCGAGGTGCTCCGCCCCGGCGATACGCTCCTGGTGGCTCGCGGCGGGCGGGGCGGGCGGGGCAACGCCCGGTTCGCCACTTCAACCCACCAGGCACCCCGCGAGTGGGAGCCCGGCGAAGAAGGCCAGGAGCGACAGATCGAGCTGGTGCTCAAGCTCATCGCCGATGTGGGCTTGGTCGGCGAGCCCAACGCCGGGAAGAGCACACTGCTTTCGGTGCTCTCCGCCGCCCGGCCCAAAATCGCCGACTACCCGTTCACCACACTGGAGCCCAACCTCGGCGTGGTGAAGCTCTCCGGGCACCGCAGCTTCGTGCTGGCCGATATCCCCGGCATCATCGAAGGCGCGCACCAGGGCAAAGGCCTCGGCCTGCGCTTTCTGCAGCACGTGGAGCGGACCCGGGTGCTGGCGTTTCTGGTGCCGCTCGACAGCTCGGAGCCGGAGGCCGTGTACCATCGGCTGCGGCAGGAGGTCCAGCTCTACAGCGAGGCGCTCGCGGCCAAGCCCCACATCGTCCTCCTCACCAAGCGTGATCTCCTGCCCGCGTCCGATCCGCTTCCGGAAATTTCCGCCCCGGATGCAGCGGGCGTGCTTGCCGTATCCAGCGCGGCCGGCCTGGGACTGGAGGAATTGAAGGGGTACTTCTGGAAGTTCGTGGAACACGCCAAGTCGGCCGAGCGGCCGGAGGCGGACGCCGCCCCGGGAGATCTATCCCAGGTTGCCGGCTACTGGGATTTCATGGACGACGAGTAG
- a CDS encoding carboxymuconolactone decarboxylase family protein, with amino-acid sequence MAKQDSLDPQSRDLVRFAAAIAQGYEPELRERVGPLRSSQVPPVWVEELILQSVLMVGYPRALIAFGVWRKFSGVPAAGTDEGQDYGQVAEWTRRGEEVCSVIYGENYRKLRESVRGLHPAIDSWMITEGYGRTLGRPGLDLMRRELCTVAQTAVLEAPKQLHSHLRGALNAGASFGQIEGVLSIVNPLLSFDQWKKVKELWRSVREGWSPGN; translated from the coding sequence ATGGCGAAACAAGACAGCCTCGATCCTCAGAGTCGCGATCTCGTGCGATTCGCCGCGGCGATCGCCCAGGGGTACGAGCCGGAGCTGCGCGAGCGTGTCGGCCCGCTGCGTTCCTCGCAGGTGCCGCCGGTGTGGGTCGAGGAGCTGATTCTCCAGTCGGTGCTCATGGTCGGCTATCCCCGGGCCCTCATCGCATTCGGGGTCTGGCGCAAGTTCAGCGGGGTGCCGGCGGCCGGTACTGACGAGGGCCAGGACTACGGTCAGGTCGCCGAGTGGACCCGCCGGGGCGAGGAGGTCTGCAGCGTCATCTATGGCGAGAACTACCGGAAGCTGCGCGAGAGCGTCAGAGGCCTTCACCCGGCCATCGACTCGTGGATGATCACCGAGGGCTACGGCCGCACCCTGGGCCGGCCCGGGCTCGACCTCATGCGCAGGGAGCTCTGCACGGTGGCGCAAACGGCGGTGCTGGAGGCCCCCAAGCAGCTCCACTCCCATCTCCGGGGGGCGCTCAATGCCGGTGCGTCGTTCGGCCAGATCGAAGGGGTGCTCTCCATCGTCAATCCGCTGCTCTCGTTCGATCAGTGGAAGAAAGTGAAGGAGCTCTGGCGCAGCGTGCGGGAAGGCTGGTCGCCGGGCAACTGA